One stretch of Aigarchaeota archaeon DNA includes these proteins:
- a CDS encoding type IA DNA topoisomerase, whose protein sequence is MSEDKTYLYIVVAEKPSVARSIARVLKSRGVNAYVTSVRGHVLNTDFPEGYEWNNTDPSKLFSVRKFRNVVSDERSYKELEKAFKKDGVLIIATDNDSEGELIGYEILSIYRANRGNQAPYKRMRFNSTNPGELWRAWNNLEDSLNMNWVMKAMLRQHFDLVTGAAFTRLLTKETRKHQKVRLISWGSCQSPTLGFIVNREKEIISFKPEPFWYIRIKFRTKDGEEFEAKSENMKDVERAKTIWKSVYGQKTGRVLSYDERQKTIRRPLPLDTDTLLKDLTKITGISAATLLSVAEELYAEGYCSYPRTETNRFGHDFDFKEPIKALAQSYLSELLGDLEKIRIEPFNGRKDDGAHPPIYPIKPYPKDGSLKQTVWEYIARRFAANVLFDDAELRESSAEISVGDAVTKASGAVITQKGFFKVFGYFMSKDAPIPKLSPGEVLEVVKSELKEEKTRPPPRLTESALLELMEKNGIGTDATRAEYPKIVVERGYAVKRGKSFYPTELGMRLVEALSGVDERLVTPDTRKFVEEFMEMVNRGTKTYDECLEHALKVYEELYRVCEANIRRISETLAGALKPTNYRRTNYDLQSNST, encoded by the coding sequence GTGAGCGAAGACAAAACGTATCTCTACATAGTCGTGGCGGAGAAGCCGAGCGTTGCAAGGAGCATAGCCAGGGTGCTGAAGAGCAGAGGCGTAAACGCTTATGTCACTTCTGTTAGGGGACACGTGTTGAACACGGATTTCCCCGAAGGTTATGAATGGAACAACACGGATCCGTCCAAGCTCTTTTCGGTCAGAAAGTTTAGGAACGTCGTCTCAGATGAGAGGTCTTACAAAGAGCTTGAGAAGGCTTTCAAAAAAGACGGGGTGCTCATCATAGCGACCGACAACGACTCGGAGGGCGAGTTGATCGGTTATGAGATACTTTCAATCTATAGGGCAAACAGGGGTAACCAAGCGCCATACAAACGAATGAGGTTTAACTCGACGAACCCGGGCGAGCTTTGGAGAGCATGGAACAACCTCGAGGACTCATTAAACATGAATTGGGTCATGAAGGCCATGCTCAGGCAGCACTTTGACCTAGTAACAGGGGCGGCCTTCACAAGGCTACTTACAAAAGAAACGAGAAAGCACCAAAAAGTCAGACTCATATCCTGGGGCTCCTGCCAGTCGCCCACTCTGGGCTTCATCGTTAATCGGGAGAAAGAAATAATATCCTTCAAGCCTGAGCCGTTCTGGTACATTAGGATAAAGTTCAGGACGAAGGATGGTGAGGAGTTTGAGGCTAAAAGCGAAAACATGAAAGACGTTGAGAGGGCCAAGACTATTTGGAAAAGCGTCTATGGACAAAAGACTGGACGTGTACTGTCCTACGATGAGAGGCAAAAGACGATTCGTAGACCTTTACCCCTCGATACCGATACGCTACTCAAAGACTTAACGAAGATAACGGGCATCTCAGCGGCCACACTGCTCTCGGTGGCAGAGGAGCTTTATGCTGAAGGTTACTGTTCTTACCCAAGAACCGAGACCAATAGATTCGGACACGACTTTGACTTCAAAGAACCCATCAAGGCTCTAGCGCAGTCCTACCTATCCGAGCTACTTGGAGACCTAGAAAAGATACGAATCGAACCGTTCAACGGAAGAAAGGACGACGGTGCGCATCCTCCGATATACCCCATAAAGCCTTATCCTAAAGACGGATCGCTTAAGCAAACTGTCTGGGAATACATAGCGAGGAGGTTTGCCGCGAACGTGTTGTTTGACGATGCTGAGTTGAGGGAAAGCTCGGCAGAGATAAGCGTAGGAGACGCTGTCACTAAGGCATCGGGTGCCGTCATTACCCAGAAAGGATTCTTTAAGGTATTTGGGTACTTCATGTCAAAGGATGCTCCTATACCCAAACTATCGCCTGGTGAAGTATTGGAGGTTGTTAAGTCAGAGTTGAAGGAAGAAAAAACCAGACCTCCACCAAGGCTTACGGAATCGGCGTTACTTGAGCTCATGGAGAAGAATGGCATAGGAACAGATGCTACACGTGCCGAGTATCCAAAGATAGTGGTAGAGAGGGGCTACGCCGTGAAGAGGGGCAAGAGTTTTTACCCGACAGAACTCGGCATGAGGCTCGTCGAGGCTTTGTCCGGCGTAGACGAAAGGCTCGTTACGCCCGATACAAGAAAATTCGTGGAGGAATTCATGGAAATGGTTAACAGAGGAACTAAGACCTACGACGAGTGCCTCGAGCATGCCCTGAAAGTCTACGAGGAACTGTACAGGGTATGCGAGGCGAACATAAGACGCATATCCGAGACCCTAGCCGGAGCGCTTAAGCCGACAAACTATAGGAGGACAAACTACGACCTCCAATCGAATTCGACGTGA
- a CDS encoding cupin domain-containing protein, whose product MSGRSESCYRWADIPEDKLKPDISRRAIHGENLTISMFTLKKGAKVDSHKHINEQMSYVLSGAVKFIMPDGKEHVVSQGMVIHFPPNVEHAALALEDSVVIDVFSPPREDWKKGADQYLRK is encoded by the coding sequence ATGAGTGGAAGGAGCGAGTCGTGCTATAGATGGGCCGACATCCCGGAGGATAAGTTAAAACCTGACATAAGCAGGAGAGCAATACATGGAGAAAATCTGACGATTAGCATGTTCACCCTCAAGAAAGGAGCAAAGGTTGATTCGCATAAGCATATTAACGAGCAGATGAGTTACGTTCTGTCCGGAGCTGTCAAGTTCATCATGCCGGATGGAAAGGAACATGTAGTGTCGCAAGGGATGGTGATACATTTTCCACCCAATGTTGAGCATGCTGCCCTAGCGTTAGAAGACTCGGTTGTTATAGATGTCTTTAGTCCTCCGAGAGAAGACTGGAAAAAAGGCGCTGACCAATACCTAAGAAAATAA
- a CDS encoding adenylyltransferase/cytidyltransferase family protein: MRKKTVLASGAFDILHPGHVKFLEEAKRAGGKSSKLIVIVARNKTIKENKGRDAIFSEKARLSMVQALKPVDKAVLGHRPFSFEKVVKKYKPDIVVFGYDQNWLMERFKELCRRKGWNIKVKVLKKYNLGSLNSSSDVIKKIKKLQIIKRKSG, encoded by the coding sequence ATGCGAAAGAAAACAGTCTTGGCATCTGGTGCGTTCGACATCCTTCATCCCGGTCACGTAAAATTTTTGGAAGAAGCGAAGCGTGCAGGTGGTAAAAGCTCGAAGCTCATAGTGATAGTTGCCAGGAATAAGACCATCAAAGAAAACAAGGGAAGGGACGCGATATTCAGTGAGAAGGCTAGGCTTTCCATGGTTCAGGCATTAAAGCCCGTGGACAAGGCTGTCTTGGGACACAGACCATTCTCCTTCGAAAAGGTGGTCAAAAAGTATAAGCCGGATATCGTGGTCTTTGGTTACGACCAAAATTGGCTCATGGAACGATTCAAAGAGTTATGCCGAAGAAAGGGATGGAACATCAAGGTTAAGGTATTAAAGAAGTATAACCTTGGAAGCCTTAACAGTAGCTCGGACGTAATAAAGAAGATAAAAAAGCTTCAGATAATCAAAAGAAAATCAGGATGA
- a CDS encoding Snf7 family protein, producing the protein MKIPGITRKKDEEVRVIGVPDMGFARDRLMDVITQLKIQAEKLNRTSQRLAARGKELFEMCVRAEQERDKGRATIYANEIAQLRKISRTILKSQLSLEKVILRLETVKEFGDVMNVIGPATSIIRQVQSEISGLVPEVAYNLRQVDETLESIIAEVGSVTGASVQVMVSDSEAQRILEEAAEIAAQRTKITFPDLPEGYRHLETSTEPKQ; encoded by the coding sequence ATGAAAATACCAGGAATAACGAGAAAAAAGGATGAGGAGGTAAGGGTAATAGGAGTACCCGATATGGGCTTTGCCAGAGATAGACTCATGGACGTTATTACGCAGCTTAAGATCCAGGCAGAGAAGCTGAACAGAACGTCCCAGAGACTCGCAGCAAGGGGTAAGGAACTTTTCGAGATGTGCGTAAGGGCAGAGCAGGAGAGGGACAAGGGTAGGGCGACGATATACGCTAACGAAATAGCTCAGCTCAGGAAGATATCGCGTACGATACTGAAGAGCCAGCTTTCATTGGAGAAGGTAATCCTAAGGCTTGAGACCGTGAAGGAATTCGGAGACGTCATGAACGTCATAGGTCCGGCGACGAGCATAATAAGACAAGTGCAGTCAGAGATTTCCGGTTTGGTCCCGGAGGTTGCCTACAATCTGAGACAAGTTGACGAGACGTTAGAGAGCATAATCGCCGAAGTTGGAAGCGTAACGGGTGCATCTGTCCAAGTGATGGTGAGCGACAGCGAAGCACAAAGGATACTCGAAGAGGCTGCCGAGATAGCAGCACAGCGTACAAAGATCACGTTTCCCGACTTACCAGAAGGTTACAGACACCTAGAGACGTCGACCGAGCCGAAGCAGTAA
- a CDS encoding VOC family protein, with product MVRLHHISILVKDADRAKETFLGLLNGSLIGEHVIDEGRLKLVWIKFDDVIVELLQPLSTDSDIYRSLEEKGEGLHHIGVEVDNIKEEVDRLRKLGMSFVGEEPVSDVLGMFIAFVNPKHLHGVLYELVQLKRK from the coding sequence ATGGTAAGGCTGCATCATATCAGCATACTCGTAAAGGATGCCGATCGTGCAAAAGAAACTTTCTTAGGATTGCTGAACGGTTCTTTGATTGGAGAACATGTAATAGACGAAGGCAGGCTGAAACTCGTGTGGATAAAGTTTGATGACGTGATAGTCGAACTTTTGCAACCCCTATCTACTGATTCTGACATTTATAGATCGCTTGAGGAGAAAGGAGAAGGCTTGCATCATATCGGCGTGGAGGTTGACAATATAAAGGAAGAAGTTGATAGGTTAAGGAAACTTGGAATGTCATTCGTGGGCGAGGAGCCAGTAAGCGACGTCTTGGGCATGTTCATAGCATTTGTAAACCCAAAACACCTTCACGGTGTCCTGTACGAGCTTGTTCAACTAAAAAGAAAATAA